A window from Vanessa atalanta chromosome 18, ilVanAtal1.2, whole genome shotgun sequence encodes these proteins:
- the LOC125071199 gene encoding ribosome-releasing factor 2, mitochondrial isoform X1, with translation MKSFCVVNYYRKFLRNVQIRRYCSAEERKEKNNSSKIRNIGILAHIDAGKTTTTERMLFYSGTIRSMGEVHHGNTVTDYMEQERQRGITITCAAVSFPWKGYQINLIDTPGHIDFTMEVEQSLAVLDGAVVVLDGSAGVEAQTLTVWRQADTYRVPRVLYLNKLDRSDADVAACARSVQDKLQVTPLVLHWPVQYEGKLIGLIDLITLEEVIWTHGRGQNLTRRKLTEKSDGKVWETSLNEHRKVVDTLSSLDDQLAETIIQQESLDNINSIEITQAVRRCTIDMKAFPILCGSSYKNIGVQTLMDGVVSYLPSPFEGNRIYKSFEKDLSARVFKVQHDDQRGVLTFLRLYSGEINKGQKIYNLARDKSEQTGLLYVALADDYQPVEKVTGGNIAVVSALKATMSGDLITSTQAAANRAKDRLSTMLKDPVVKEELMMPSARLRLQAMDTEPTTIEIAEELLGIALEIGATVPEAVFLCSVEPPSSALQPALETALAELAREDPSLRVSVDDDQGQIVLAGMGELHLEIIKERIIREYKIDVELGPPQISYKESLVGTAQHTLVVDRKIGNARQQVKVTMSAKHLKAVTPDKVLKLDRTAESAAQLSQVWPRHQQAVRRGLAAALLRGPRLACPLVDVQVTLHWLEVSRGSADAAVTAAVAQCLRKVFTEAESVLLEPVMLLELVVPDSHSSRLLSDLARRRAEVQHIHLRHGNKVIQCLAPLSELLGYSTTVRSLSSGLATFTMEFHSNRQMSPRDEEKAIRNVTGF, from the exons ATGAAGAGTTTTTGTGTTGTGAATTATTACAGAAAATTCTTAAGAAATGTACAAATACGAAGATATTGTAGTGCggaagaaagaaaagaaaaaaacaacagTTCCAAAATTCGAAATATCGGTATATTGGCACATATAGATGCAG GTAAAACTACAACAACCGAGCGAATGCTGTTCTACTCGGGTACCATCAGATCTATGGGAGAAGTGCACCATGGAAATACCGTCACTGATTATATGGAACAGGAAAGGCAAAGAGGAATCACAATTACTT GTGCAGCTGTGTCATTTCCATGGAAAGGTTACCAGATTAACCTGATTGATACACCCGGCCATATAGACTTCACAATGGAAGTGGAGCAGAGTCTTGCTGTGTTAGATGGTGCCGTTGTTGTATTGGATGGATCTGCTG GCGTAGAAGCCCAAACCCTGACGGTGTGGCGCCAGGCCGACACGTACAGAGTGCCGCGCGTGCTGTACCTCAACAAGCTGGACCGCAGTGACGCCGACGTCGCCGCCTGCGCCCGCTCCGTGCAGGACAAGCTGCAGGTCACGCCGCTCGTGCTGCACTGGCCGGTGCAGTACGAGGGCAAGCTTATCG GTTTAATAGATCTCATCACTCTGGAAGAAGTAATTTGGACACATGGTCGAGGGCAGAACTTGACACGGCGTAAACTAACGGAAAAATCAGATGGAAAAGTTTGGGAAACATCCCTTAATGAACATAGGAAAGTCGTGGACACGCTTTCGTCTCTAGACGATCAGCTAGCAGAGACAATAATCCAGCAGGAATCTTTAGATAACATTAATAGTATTGAAATAACGCAGGCTGTCAGAAGATGTACAATAGATATGAAGGCATTTCCTATTTTATGTGGGAGTTCATACAAAAACATTGGAGTTCAAACACTGATGGATGGTGTTGTATCTTATCTACCTTCGCCCTTCGAAGGAAACCGCATATACAAGAGTTTTGAAAAAGATTTATCAGCGAGAGTGTTTAAAGTACAGCATGATGATCAGAGAGGCGTTCTGACATTCCTGAGGCTTTATAGCGGAGAGATAAATAAGGGCCAGAAGATTTATAATTTAGCGAGGGACAAGAGTGAACAG ACAGGTCTCCTGTACGTGGCTTTGGCGGATGACTACCAGCCGGTGGAGAAGGTCACGGGTGGGAATATAGCTGTGGTCAGTGCGCTTAAG GCAACGATGTCCGGTGATCTCATCACATCTACCCAAGCCGCAGCAAACCGAGCCAAGGACAGGCTCTCCACGATGTTAAAAGACCCAGTCGTTAAGGAGGAACTAATGATGCCCAGCGCTCGGCTGCGACTTCAGGCCATGGACACGGAACCAACAACTATAGAGATTGCTGAAGAATTGCTGGGTATAG CCTTGGAAATAGGTGCTACGGTTCCGGAGGCCGTGTTCCTGTGCAGCGTGGAGCCGCCCAGCTCAGCGCTGCAGCCGGCGCTGGAGACGGCGCTGGCGGAGCTGGCGCGCGAGGACCCCAGTCTGCGCGTCTCCGTCGACGACGACCAGGGGCAGATCGTGCTGGCCG GTATGGGCGAACTTCATCTAGAAATAATAAAGGAGCGTATTATCCGTGAATACAAGATCGATGTGGAGCTAGGCCCCCCTCAGATCTCTTACAAAGAGTCGCTGGTGGGCACCGCTCAGCACACGCTGGTCGTGGACCGGAAGATTGGCAACGCCCGTCAGCAGGTCAAGGTCACCATGTCAGCGAAACATCTAAAGGCAGTCACTCCGGATAAAGTGCTCAA GTTGGACCGCACGGCGGAGAGCGCGGCGCAGCTGTCGCAGGTGTGGCCGCGGCACCAGCAGGCTGTGCGGCGCGGGCTGGCGGCGGCCTTGCTGCGCGGCCCGCGACTCGCCTGTCCC TTGGTGGACGTGCAGGTGACGCTGCACTGGCTGGAGGTGTCCCGCGGGTCGGCCGACGCCGCCGTCACGGCCGCCGTCGCGCAGTGTCTCCGGAAG GTGTTCACTGAAGCGGAATCGGTGTTGCTGGAACCTGTGATGCTGCTGGAGCTGGTGGTGCCCGACTCGCACTCCTCGCGGCTTCTATCTGACCTCGCCCGACGACGGGCTGAGGTGCAGCACATACACCTACGGCACGGGAACAAG GTGATACAGTGCTTGGCGCCGCTGTCCGAGCTGCTCGGGTACTCCACGACAGTCAGGTCGCTGTCCTCGGGCCTGGCCACCTTCACCATGGAGTTCCACTCCAACCGACAGATGTCGCCCCGGGACGAGGAGAAAGCCATACGAAATGTCACCGGATTCTAA
- the LOC125071199 gene encoding ribosome-releasing factor 2, mitochondrial isoform X2, translated as MKSFCVVNYYRKFLRNVQIRRYCSAEERKEKNNSSKIRNIGILAHIDAGKTTTTERMLFYSGTIRSMGEVHHGNTVTDYMEQERQRGITITCAAVSFPWKGYQINLIDTPGHIDFTMEVEQSLAVLDGAVVVLDGSAGVEAQTLTVWRQADTYRVPRVLYLNKLDRSDADVAACARSVQDKLQVTPLVLHWPVQYEGKLIGLIDLITLEEVIWTHGRGQNLTRRKLTEKSDGKVWETSLNEHRKVVDTLSSLDDQLAETIIQQESLDNINSIEITQAVRRCTIDMKAFPILCGSSYKNIGVQTLMDGVVSYLPSPFEGNRIYKSFEKDLSARVFKVQHDDQRGVLTFLRLYSGEINKGQKIYNLARDKSEQTGLLYVALADDYQPVEKVTGGNIAVVSALKATMSGDLITSTQAAANRAKDRLSTMLKDPVVKEELMMPSARLRLQAMDTEPTTIEIAEELLGIGATVPEAVFLCSVEPPSSALQPALETALAELAREDPSLRVSVDDDQGQIVLAGMGELHLEIIKERIIREYKIDVELGPPQISYKESLVGTAQHTLVVDRKIGNARQQVKVTMSAKHLKAVTPDKVLKLDRTAESAAQLSQVWPRHQQAVRRGLAAALLRGPRLACPLVDVQVTLHWLEVSRGSADAAVTAAVAQCLRKVFTEAESVLLEPVMLLELVVPDSHSSRLLSDLARRRAEVQHIHLRHGNKVIQCLAPLSELLGYSTTVRSLSSGLATFTMEFHSNRQMSPRDEEKAIRNVTGF; from the exons ATGAAGAGTTTTTGTGTTGTGAATTATTACAGAAAATTCTTAAGAAATGTACAAATACGAAGATATTGTAGTGCggaagaaagaaaagaaaaaaacaacagTTCCAAAATTCGAAATATCGGTATATTGGCACATATAGATGCAG GTAAAACTACAACAACCGAGCGAATGCTGTTCTACTCGGGTACCATCAGATCTATGGGAGAAGTGCACCATGGAAATACCGTCACTGATTATATGGAACAGGAAAGGCAAAGAGGAATCACAATTACTT GTGCAGCTGTGTCATTTCCATGGAAAGGTTACCAGATTAACCTGATTGATACACCCGGCCATATAGACTTCACAATGGAAGTGGAGCAGAGTCTTGCTGTGTTAGATGGTGCCGTTGTTGTATTGGATGGATCTGCTG GCGTAGAAGCCCAAACCCTGACGGTGTGGCGCCAGGCCGACACGTACAGAGTGCCGCGCGTGCTGTACCTCAACAAGCTGGACCGCAGTGACGCCGACGTCGCCGCCTGCGCCCGCTCCGTGCAGGACAAGCTGCAGGTCACGCCGCTCGTGCTGCACTGGCCGGTGCAGTACGAGGGCAAGCTTATCG GTTTAATAGATCTCATCACTCTGGAAGAAGTAATTTGGACACATGGTCGAGGGCAGAACTTGACACGGCGTAAACTAACGGAAAAATCAGATGGAAAAGTTTGGGAAACATCCCTTAATGAACATAGGAAAGTCGTGGACACGCTTTCGTCTCTAGACGATCAGCTAGCAGAGACAATAATCCAGCAGGAATCTTTAGATAACATTAATAGTATTGAAATAACGCAGGCTGTCAGAAGATGTACAATAGATATGAAGGCATTTCCTATTTTATGTGGGAGTTCATACAAAAACATTGGAGTTCAAACACTGATGGATGGTGTTGTATCTTATCTACCTTCGCCCTTCGAAGGAAACCGCATATACAAGAGTTTTGAAAAAGATTTATCAGCGAGAGTGTTTAAAGTACAGCATGATGATCAGAGAGGCGTTCTGACATTCCTGAGGCTTTATAGCGGAGAGATAAATAAGGGCCAGAAGATTTATAATTTAGCGAGGGACAAGAGTGAACAG ACAGGTCTCCTGTACGTGGCTTTGGCGGATGACTACCAGCCGGTGGAGAAGGTCACGGGTGGGAATATAGCTGTGGTCAGTGCGCTTAAG GCAACGATGTCCGGTGATCTCATCACATCTACCCAAGCCGCAGCAAACCGAGCCAAGGACAGGCTCTCCACGATGTTAAAAGACCCAGTCGTTAAGGAGGAACTAATGATGCCCAGCGCTCGGCTGCGACTTCAGGCCATGGACACGGAACCAACAACTATAGAGATTGCTGAAGAATTGCTGGGTATAG GTGCTACGGTTCCGGAGGCCGTGTTCCTGTGCAGCGTGGAGCCGCCCAGCTCAGCGCTGCAGCCGGCGCTGGAGACGGCGCTGGCGGAGCTGGCGCGCGAGGACCCCAGTCTGCGCGTCTCCGTCGACGACGACCAGGGGCAGATCGTGCTGGCCG GTATGGGCGAACTTCATCTAGAAATAATAAAGGAGCGTATTATCCGTGAATACAAGATCGATGTGGAGCTAGGCCCCCCTCAGATCTCTTACAAAGAGTCGCTGGTGGGCACCGCTCAGCACACGCTGGTCGTGGACCGGAAGATTGGCAACGCCCGTCAGCAGGTCAAGGTCACCATGTCAGCGAAACATCTAAAGGCAGTCACTCCGGATAAAGTGCTCAA GTTGGACCGCACGGCGGAGAGCGCGGCGCAGCTGTCGCAGGTGTGGCCGCGGCACCAGCAGGCTGTGCGGCGCGGGCTGGCGGCGGCCTTGCTGCGCGGCCCGCGACTCGCCTGTCCC TTGGTGGACGTGCAGGTGACGCTGCACTGGCTGGAGGTGTCCCGCGGGTCGGCCGACGCCGCCGTCACGGCCGCCGTCGCGCAGTGTCTCCGGAAG GTGTTCACTGAAGCGGAATCGGTGTTGCTGGAACCTGTGATGCTGCTGGAGCTGGTGGTGCCCGACTCGCACTCCTCGCGGCTTCTATCTGACCTCGCCCGACGACGGGCTGAGGTGCAGCACATACACCTACGGCACGGGAACAAG GTGATACAGTGCTTGGCGCCGCTGTCCGAGCTGCTCGGGTACTCCACGACAGTCAGGTCGCTGTCCTCGGGCCTGGCCACCTTCACCATGGAGTTCCACTCCAACCGACAGATGTCGCCCCGGGACGAGGAGAAAGCCATACGAAATGTCACCGGATTCTAA